The following proteins are co-located in the Candidatus Nitrotoga sp. AM1P genome:
- a CDS encoding NAD(P)/FAD-dependent oxidoreductase, with translation MEHIYDYVIVGGGLTGASAVQGIRGLDTTGRILLACEESHLPYDRPPLSKKLWLGKKKVEDIFLHDRAFYDTHAVTLALGAKAARLDPGKKTITTTNGETYGYGKLLLATGCKSRTLDVPGGDLDGICYFRNLDDYLRTRDLAAEGKSAVVVGGGFIGSELAAALNINKLHVTMIFPGTLLCDRVLPDYLGRAVQQRYQENGIRILAGDKPVSFSRDGAKFITRTGNGETIASDIVIVGVGVIPEMELARSGGLEVGNGIVVNEYLETSHLGIYAAGDNAFFPYRVLGQPMRIEHWDNALNQGQWAGRNMAGAHEPFTYQPYFFSDLFEFGYEATGEIDSRLETFGDWQKENDTGVIYYLRDGMVRGVMMCNVWDKVEVARALIRKGERMTPEKLRGLIR, from the coding sequence ATGGAGCACATTTACGATTATGTGATTGTGGGCGGGGGACTGACGGGTGCGTCGGCAGTGCAGGGTATTCGCGGGCTTGATACGACGGGCAGGATACTTTTGGCCTGTGAGGAAAGTCACTTGCCTTATGACCGGCCACCGCTGTCCAAGAAGTTGTGGCTCGGCAAAAAGAAAGTGGAGGATATCTTTCTCCATGACCGCGCGTTCTACGACACTCATGCCGTGACCCTGGCGCTGGGAGCAAAGGCGGCTCGGCTCGATCCCGGAAAAAAAACCATAACCACCACCAATGGCGAGACCTACGGCTACGGGAAATTACTGCTGGCAACGGGCTGCAAGTCGCGGACACTGGACGTCCCCGGTGGCGATCTTGATGGCATCTGTTATTTCCGTAATCTGGATGATTATCTACGCACACGGGACCTGGCCGCAGAGGGAAAGTCTGCGGTAGTGGTCGGCGGCGGGTTCATCGGTTCGGAATTGGCCGCTGCGCTCAACATCAACAAGCTGCATGTCACCATGATCTTTCCCGGCACACTCCTCTGCGATCGCGTTCTTCCGGACTATCTGGGGCGGGCAGTACAGCAACGCTATCAAGAGAATGGCATCAGAATACTGGCAGGTGATAAACCCGTTTCTTTCAGCAGGGACGGTGCTAAATTCATCACTCGCACCGGGAATGGCGAGACGATCGCATCGGATATCGTGATCGTTGGCGTGGGTGTTATCCCGGAGATGGAACTGGCCAGAAGCGGCGGTCTGGAAGTAGGCAACGGAATCGTGGTGAACGAATACCTCGAAACTTCTCATCTGGGTATTTATGCCGCAGGCGACAACGCATTTTTTCCTTACCGAGTGCTGGGACAGCCGATGCGCATCGAGCACTGGGACAACGCTCTTAACCAGGGGCAATGGGCGGGGCGGAATATGGCCGGCGCGCATGAGCCTTTTACCTATCAGCCATATTTTTTCTCCGACCTGTTCGAGTTTGGCTATGAGGCGACCGGTGAGATCGATTCGCGGCTGGAAACCTTCGGCGACTGGCAGAAGGAAAACGACACCGGCGTCATCTATTACCTACGCGACGGGATGGTTCGG
- a CDS encoding cytochrome c1, whose product MNRLLKIAMFCCFSVHAWATDVTLEKIRIETDVPAVERGAETMMNVCHSCHSMKYIKYRDLVNFGMDKQKVDVWRGNQPLDAPLLAQMSDSDALQAFGKAPPDLTLMVKARDGGANYVYSYLVGYYLTPEGMQGNHVYPGTKMPDILSISIATEDAQRTEIQGRARDIVSFLSWAADPHETERIRLGYYVIAYLVVLTTLLYFVKNQIWSRLK is encoded by the coding sequence ATGAACAGGCTCCTGAAGATTGCGATGTTTTGTTGCTTCAGTGTACATGCATGGGCGACAGACGTAACGCTGGAAAAAATACGCATAGAGACTGATGTGCCAGCCGTAGAGCGTGGCGCCGAAACCATGATGAATGTTTGCCATAGTTGCCATAGCATGAAGTACATCAAATACCGCGATTTAGTTAACTTTGGAATGGATAAGCAGAAAGTGGATGTTTGGCGTGGCAATCAACCCTTGGACGCACCGTTGCTTGCGCAGATGTCAGATAGCGATGCCTTGCAGGCATTTGGCAAAGCACCACCTGATCTTACTCTGATGGTAAAAGCGCGTGACGGCGGAGCGAACTATGTGTATTCCTATCTGGTGGGTTATTACCTCACCCCCGAGGGAATGCAGGGCAATCATGTCTATCCCGGGACCAAGATGCCCGACATACTCAGCATCAGCATTGCTACCGAAGATGCGCAGCGTACCGAGATACAAGGCCGGGCGCGCGACATTGTATCGTTCCTTTCATGGGCAGCCGATCCGCACGAAACGGAGCGTATCCGGCTAGGCTACTATGTAATCGCCTATCTGGTCGTGCTGACTACGTTGCTCTATTTCGTCAAGAATCAGATATGGTCAAGGTTGAAATGA
- a CDS encoding cytochrome b, with protein MPSRIINWIDQRFPLTSFVKHELTGYPTPRNLSYWWNFGFLAGFVLMLQTVTGIFLAMHYKADIALSFDSIQHIMRDVNYGWLLRYMHSTGASAFFLVIYIHMARTMYFGSYRAPRELLWWTGQGLLLLLMATAFMGYLLPWGQMSFWGATVITDLFRVTPFVGDQVVIWLRGDYAVGDATLTRFFALHYLFPFLIIGAVVVHLVALHKVKSSNPSGINLADKDNIPFHPYFTIKDLFGLGLFLIVYCCFVFFLPDSLMEPANNIPANPMQTPNHIVPEWYFLPFYAILRSVPNMVGGVVAMGLSVMMFAFMPLLDRSRIPGGAHFRPVYRVQFYLFLLDMLVLGYVGYIPSTNQTIVIGRVATLCYFCSFLFIPFISKAEERWLIKRGLPPEVETQMKSESLAMEKHKLKNRRRSGDKT; from the coding sequence ATGCCCAGCCGCATCATCAATTGGATAGATCAGCGTTTTCCTCTCACCAGCTTCGTCAAGCATGAACTGACGGGTTATCCCACACCGCGCAATCTCAGCTATTGGTGGAACTTCGGCTTTCTCGCCGGATTCGTGCTGATGCTTCAAACTGTCACTGGGATATTCCTGGCTATGCACTACAAGGCCGATATTGCGCTTTCCTTTGATTCCATCCAGCACATCATGCGCGACGTGAATTACGGCTGGCTGTTGCGTTATATGCACTCGACCGGTGCTTCCGCCTTCTTCTTAGTAATCTACATCCACATGGCGCGCACGATGTATTTCGGTTCCTACCGGGCGCCGCGCGAATTGCTGTGGTGGACGGGACAGGGTTTGTTACTGCTGTTGATGGCAACTGCCTTTATGGGGTATCTATTGCCGTGGGGACAAATGTCTTTCTGGGGTGCGACGGTAATCACTGATCTGTTTCGCGTCACTCCCTTTGTCGGCGATCAGGTGGTTATCTGGTTGCGTGGCGACTACGCCGTGGGTGATGCCACCCTGACTCGTTTCTTCGCACTGCACTATCTGTTCCCATTCCTTATCATCGGCGCGGTGGTGGTGCATCTGGTGGCGCTGCACAAGGTGAAGAGCAGCAATCCAAGCGGTATCAATCTGGCCGATAAGGACAACATCCCGTTTCATCCGTATTTCACCATCAAGGATTTATTTGGACTGGGGCTGTTTTTGATCGTTTACTGCTGTTTTGTATTCTTCCTGCCTGACAGTTTAATGGAGCCAGCCAACAACATTCCGGCCAACCCCATGCAGACCCCAAACCATATTGTTCCGGAATGGTACTTCCTACCGTTCTACGCGATTTTGCGCTCAGTACCCAATATGGTTGGCGGCGTGGTGGCGATGGGTTTATCAGTGATGATGTTTGCCTTTATGCCCCTTCTGGATCGATCGCGCATTCCCGGCGGTGCGCATTTTCGTCCTGTCTACAGGGTGCAGTTTTACCTCTTTTTGCTGGATATGTTGGTGCTGGGTTATGTCGGCTACATTCCTTCGACCAATCAGACTATTGTGATCGGGCGGGTAGCGACGTTGTGCTATTTTTGCTCGTTCTTGTTCATCCCGTTTATATCCAAAGCGGAAGAGCGCTGGCTGATCAAACGCGGCTTGCCTCCTGAAGTGGAGACTCAGATGAAGAGCGAATCACTCGCCATGGAGAAGCATAAACTCAAGAATCGCCGCCGTAGCGGCGACAAAACATGA
- the petA gene encoding ubiquinol-cytochrome c reductase iron-sulfur subunit, which produces MKKMILNDGDRRNFLIKLTSVVGGAGVVVTCIPFVDSMNPSSDVLAKAETEVDLSDIALGAMHTIAWQGKPVFIMRRTPEQIKTAGASNGGFDPEPDSKRVQKPGWLIVVGVCTHMGCVPNKEGPGWVCHCHGSEYDESGRVIRGPAPKNLEVPPYHFVTENKIVIGVA; this is translated from the coding sequence ATGAAGAAAATGATTTTAAACGATGGCGATCGCCGCAATTTTTTAATCAAACTGACTTCTGTGGTTGGTGGCGCGGGCGTAGTCGTAACCTGTATCCCATTTGTCGACAGCATGAATCCGAGTTCAGATGTGCTGGCGAAGGCAGAGACTGAAGTGGATCTATCCGATATTGCGCTGGGAGCAATGCATACCATCGCCTGGCAGGGCAAGCCAGTGTTCATTATGCGACGTACGCCAGAGCAGATCAAAACGGCGGGCGCTTCTAATGGCGGGTTCGATCCGGAGCCGGATAGCAAGCGTGTGCAAAAGCCTGGGTGGCTTATCGTAGTCGGCGTCTGCACGCACATGGGATGTGTGCCGAACAAGGAAGGCCCAGGTTGGGTATGTCACTGTCACGGTAGTGAATATGACGAAAGCGGTCGCGTCATACGCGGTCCCGCACCGAAGAACCTTGAGGTGCCGCCGTATCACTTTGTGACGGAAAACAAAATCGTCATCGGAGTGGCTTAG